The genomic region TAGTCTCCACTTGCCACGGCGTAAAACTTGTGGTAAACTTTATCAGTAAGACTATGAGAATACCATCTGTTATTACACCCTTTTAGTCTGTGGACGAGTGTGAAGATCATTGACATGAACAGATGATGGAACAGATGTCACTGTCACTTTAtctagaagaaaaatataacgtCAAAAAAGAGGTCAAAACGGATGTTTGTGTGCAAACGGGAATTCTGcgcaaaaacaacaaaaactaagACAACATCatgaaattaacataaaaactgTATGAAACGTTCTCTAGCCCACCACCAAAGCTCTACTACGGCTCAAAAATGTCTGAAACCAGCGAAAACCTATGCCATATGTATTCATTACCTGCCGAAATTTTACTtaacatctttatttatttacccgcTAAAGATTTAACCAAATGCCGGGAGGTGTGCGTGAGATGGAATTTAATCATCGACGGTCTAGCTAGGAGCGACGATTTGTGGTCTAAATACTGCAAACAGGATTTTAGCAAGGTTTACGAGGTAGCTAGGCGAAAGGCAAAACCTGGACTACTTTGGTACAATTTATACCGTTCTTTAGCACTTTGGCAGCGTTTAATAGAGTCTAGAGAAGACAGCGACGAGTTTGCTTCAGCCTCGAGCCTACGAGAGGAGATTCGTAACTTCGAAATACTCGGCAATGGCGTTTTAGGCGTCCACAAAAAAGCTGCAATAGTATATTACGACATAGAAACTTTACAGGAATCTAAACGCCGTTCTATAACTGGCGATTTTTCTAGATACACAGAGAACGAACATGTAATCGTTATACTGAGTTTTCATCTCCATCTATTTTTGATACGCAAAGCGCTCTTCGATTTGTCTCAGGAAGAGAGCAACGTGACATTTGATAATGTAAAACTTTATACTTTAACTGAAAACGCTCTGTACTTTGTCAACTTACAGGATGAGATATTTGTATGCaattattttgatgataaaAACAAGAAATTGAACGGCACGCTTTTAATGCGGTCCGAAGACGGGATTATGTCTCTTGGTTACAGCGAAGGACATCTCAACGTGCTGACATTCCAAAGAAACATATACACTATAATTAACAACAATCTTGTATTCAAATGTTCGCTCGGACCCGACTCAAATCTTTTACACCAATTACAAAGATACAACTTTTTAGAACAACTAGACTGGAGAGTATATTTCCAATGGATGTATGTTCTGAACCACGCGGTACCCGAAGGACCGTTACGAGATATAATAATCATACGTCCTTATGGAGACGTCTACTTTGTTGGATCCAACTGGGGAGTGCTACGAATTTACTACGCTCCCTACAGAGCTGGAGAATTCAACATTTTTGATACGCAACCGATAAAACAGTATAATTTTATGGAGCGTTCCGACTGTCCCGTGCTATCAACGTGTCCGATACTCCAAGTAGATGTGTTTGAAGGTGAAGATGGGCATACGGTCATCGTAGCAATGCCGAAGAAGATTGCGGTACTGAGTTTCACTCATGTCTTTAAGCGAACAGCGTCTTTAGCAATGCTGCCTTACAGCGAAGTACAAAAAGTCAAGTATATGAAGATCAGTAAATGTAGCTAATTTTTTACTGCTGGATAGCCAGATTCACCGCTTCTGGGTAAGCAATAACTATCAGGTAAATTCATGCTTGTATAGGATGACTGGTAAATAGTGACCGATACTTGAATGTGTGATTCTACTCataattacaaacaactttCCCAAAgacacttattttttattatcattagtTTTATCACAATAGCAAAACAGCTGTTTTAAACTATACAACACTCTGGGCTTCtcctgtttaaattaaaaaaacaaatgaaaaagaaaaagtttctttggtaactgttactgttacagcttttttatcgtcccactgctgggctgcggcctcctctcacacggagaaggattgagcgataATTACCACGTTTGCtcatttcagactttatagtccaggtttctcattggcgtccaagatatacctacttaaaaagtacatacaaatttagaaaagttgcattggtacttgcctgacctggaatcgaacccacaccctcatactcaagaggctggttctttacccactaggccactacaaCTTCATTGGTAAAGTTGCTTATAATTATGAGTAGAATCATGTGTCCAAGTATCATTTGCTAATTAGCATTCACTCTATATAAAAGAACATATGAATTATAACTCGTTAAATATCTTTGCCCATTTTGGATAGTCATGACTGGCCGAATACATTACTTAAGTCATCAAAGTGCTGAATTCAAAATGGCAGATTTATTTGAAGAGAGTTGAGATCACATTAATTTTCTAGAGGTTGTGAAACTggtgttataaatattattattctttatatctttttaattactgtttttaaaagctgaataattataaagatttttatttgtatattaaaatCGATTGCTTTATGATAGATtggaagttaatttatttaactggtCATGTTTTTTCGGTAAATACCAAAATTCTATTGTAATGGCCAGCTTATAAatagatgaaaaaaataatgtcgttaataatatttgtcttgtaattttttcaaaatttcctaTGCTTCAATGAGTTCAAATTCTAATtcgaattta from Helicoverpa armigera isolate CAAS_96S chromosome 31, ASM3070526v1, whole genome shotgun sequence harbors:
- the LOC135119233 gene encoding uncharacterized protein LOC135119233, yielding MSETSENLCHMYSLPAEILLNIFIYLPAKDLTKCREVCVRWNLIIDGLARSDDLWSKYCKQDFSKVYEVARRKAKPGLLWYNLYRSLALWQRLIESREDSDEFASASSLREEIRNFEILGNGVLGVHKKAAIVYYDIETLQESKRRSITGDFSRYTENEHVIVILSFHLHLFLIRKALFDLSQEESNVTFDNVKLYTLTENALYFVNLQDEIFVCNYFDDKNKKLNGTLLMRSEDGIMSLGYSEGHLNVLTFQRNIYTIINNNLVFKCSLGPDSNLLHQLQRYNFLEQLDWRVYFQWMYVLNHAVPEGPLRDIIIIRPYGDVYFVGSNWGVLRIYYAPYRAGEFNIFDTQPIKQYNFMERSDCPVLSTCPILQVDVFEGEDGHTVIVAMPKKIAVLSFTHVFKRTASLAMLPYSEVQKVKYMKISKCS